TAAAGGGCTGCTGTGAGAGTAAAGAGAGTCCAACAGAACCAGActggcagagacaggaagagaaacatgtggaaggttgtggaaagaaaactagtgagagatgagtctgaagagccgagaacagctgcagagacaccagtGAAGGattgaaccaggtctggacctgaagagtcagagaagaccgtcactagaggaatggactgccagactgcagaccAAGAAACACTTCTGTAGAGAATAACTGCGCTTATaactttgactttatttttagatttttccAACTATACATAAACTTTAAGAGTCATTTTAAAGCCCAGTTACAGTTAAGATGTTGATATAGTTGAAGCTCAGTGTCTGGCCTTAGAATTGTTAATTTTCAGGGAAGTTTGTCTGAAGTTTGTTGTGATTCTGGTCGCTATAGGGAGGAGGTGAAGCCAAAACACTGACGCCCAAACAGTGTATAATTATCGACGCAGGACTGGAGACCATCAAGGTAAAAATGGTTGAGCTCCTCCTCGTCTGCTCTGTCAGTGGGTGGGTGGCAGCATATAGTTTTCATTCTGTTCTCTTCTCATTCAGCAATACTTCCACGCTGGAGGAAACGGGCTGAAGAAGGCGTTTGTCGAGAAGAGTCCTGAACTGGCGTCCCTGCGATACGCCCTCTCCCTCTACTCCCAGAGCACCGATGCTCTCATCAAGACCTTTgtcaccacaacacacactcccaaggtgatcacacacactgtgcagtgtgtgttgggTTGTGTGGTTATACAGACTAAACGCTTCATTTCCTTTCTTTGCTGTCCTCTCAGTGCACAATGGGATGGGCATCAGGATCACTGGCAATGAGAAGATCCGACCTGACAGGGGTAAGTCTGCCACATTTCTGTAGAGAATACACGTAAAGGTATCTTCATTAGCTTCCACAGTTTGgccaaaagcagaaaaacatcaaaGATAAGAAAGATGTTAAtcaatgtgctgctgtgttataCAGGTTCAGGGGTAGAGAAGCCGATCGGGAGAGGCTATGCTGCAGATCGACATGAGCTCGGCAAAGAGCGTAAGGTCAACGTCAGAGGTGAGGCGCCCGAGTGTGAAGCCTCTGAAAAACCTGCCGGctaaagaaaatacaaatagAGCGTGTAACAATAATCCCTATTTTCTCCCCTGCAGTCATCGCGGTGAACGACATGAAGTGGCAGACGTCCGGGATGTTCAGGCCTTTCGTTGACGTCTCCATGGTTGGGCCCTTCCTGACCGACAAGAAGCGCAAGTTCACCACCAAATCCAAGAATAACAGCTGGACCGCGAAGTTCAACGAGACCTCCAGTTGTGGGTTAAAAGCTCCTACAAACGAAACATGCGGCAGTTGTGTTCATCATTaatcttcttctctgctgtttaGCATCCTGGGAAAGGAGTCGCCTGACTGCTACGAGCTGCAGGTGACAGTGAAGGACTACTGCTTCGGCCGGGCGGACCGGGTGGTCGGCATGGCCGTGGTTCAGCTGCGTGACGTGGCCGACAGGaagagctgtgtgtgctggtgtccTCTCGGGCCGCGCATTCACACAGACGAGACGGGCATGACGGTGATGCGCATCCTGTCCCAGCGGCCTGCCGACGAGGTCGCCAAGGAGTTTGTGAAGCTGAAATCTGAAACTCGTCCCGTGGAGGAGGGCAGATGAAGACAGAGCTGCTGACTCAGGATGAGGTCACAGATTCTGAACATCTTTAACCTCAGTAAACACAAATCCTTGACATTTCTGAGATCCCTGTGATCATATAATTTTATTTAGTGATTATTTTGGTCTGTTACCAATTAAATCTGGCTGTAATCTGACATAATCTGCCCATAGAATGACACAGGAATGAATAGATGTGGGTCTACTGGCAAAGAAGACAAACATCTGGTGGAATGACGACATGAATGGTCAGAACTGAGATATGTTGTGAGGCCTTTTAACTTCTTACAAATGTCATTAACACACATCTGAGGAGGTAACCAAAGAAGACTGATCTACATCTACAGTCTGAAGATTTAGTAGCAAACAACAATTTACCAGCATGagttcatttttcattcaatacTACGAAGTGCAACCcacaacagttttattttattacgcAGAAATGTACAAACAGCTCAGAAAGACCAGAAAAACTGATCAGCGACAAGCTGACCTCAACAAGTCTGATCCCCTCCTTCTGTCATGTGATCATGAGTGCTGAGTATGGATATTCTGGAGCTTTCAACCAAGAAGAAGTGTGTCACAGTGGCATCTATATGGGTTGTCAAAGCAGTGACTAAATAGAGATAATACAAatgtgccaaaaaaaacaaaaaaaaaaacaactgcagttcctctggtggccacttgaggaaaaTTGAGTCAATCCCCTTTGACATGTTAAAATCACTAACTTTACAGAATAAATAGGTTTATTGATAATTTTACTGTTTATAGCGACTGTATGGGAGAGCTTATTATTAACTATACGTAACTGAGCTGAGCCTCTTTGTCCATATATGGGTTAAACCAGAAGTGGGCGGAGCCTCCCACACAGGCCCATAACAGCTGCTCAGAAACCTACGAGTGACATGCAGACTGGTTTTATCCAGCCTGAACATATAAAACCTTGAGAAGACGCCAGGATGTGATTTTTGTAGCGAGTTCTTCTATGAATTAGCCTTAAAAAGAGCCGTCAAGCTAACAAAGCTAAGCTCACCGTCCTCTGTGGGACTACAGAGGGACTTCTGAAGTTAACTGGGGTTTAACCTGTGTGAAGTTTTGAATGTtgcttgtctgtttgttttttttaagtgtggaACTGTGACTGTGCAGACATGTAGACCGActgctgagtttttttttagagagGGATCTCTTTACATCATCAGATAAAGAACAAACTCTGCAGCCTTGTCGTGCATGCACAGTCGAGCTGTGACTGATAAATGACACTCACAGGCCGGTTTGACTGAAGGACAGCTGGACTCCATCCacactttctgtctgtttacttCGTGCCAAGGAACGCAAGTGTTCAGCGGGCCACGTTCAAGGAGCCGTCTGTGGTCTCACTTTGTACACTTTTTTGCGTGTGTGTAAAGTGAGGTGTTAGAACACCGCCACGTCTGCAGTGACGGCTGAACTCTTGCACTCTGTGTCAATCTGTAAGTTTGTACAAATTAAAGCCTACGAGCaaagcatgtatttattgtacacAAGTCAACTAgaatggtgattttttttttcatgtacgTACTGTGAAATATGAGGACTGATCAAATGTATGTAAAGTAAGTATCATTACTCTGTGACATATGTTGATTCTACTTGTAACAATATTTTGtacataaaatatttataaatcaaGGCAGTGGGTCCTGGTCAGTGCGGTGCATGTGAGGGTTGACCTGttcacttcctgcttttcctcCTCAGCTTTTCCTGCCTCACCTGATCTGCACACATGACcagtgagagatgagtctgGAGAGCCGATAACAGCTGccgagacactagtgaaggattgaaccaggtctggacctgaagagtcaagAGAGGACCGTCACTagaggaatggactgccaggctGCACACCAAGAAACACCTCTGCAGAGAATAACTGGGCTTATAACTTTGTTATTTTTTGGATTTTTCCAACTTTACATAAACTTGAAGAGTCATTTTAAAGCCCAGTTACAGTTAAGATGTTGATATACTCGTAGCTCAGTGTCTGGTCTTAGAATTGTTAATTTTTCAGGGAAGTTTGTCTGAAGTTTGTTGTGATTCTGGTCGCTATAGGGAGGAGGTGAAGCCAAAACACTGACGCCCAAACATCTGCTCCCAAAGAgatacacagagaggaaaaggtCAAAATGATGACCCAGCCTGATGCTagtcatcagctgtgtgtcctTTTATGTTTAATTCCAGCCCATTCTTCTTTGGTGAATCTCTCAATCTCCTCTAGATTTGATctcatggaccctggtctttagtacaCTTCAGATTTAAGTGCAGGTCGGTCAGTAACCTTCACTTTGTCTCCTGGAAGTAGTTCATCACTTGAAGAGACGTGTGCTTCAGGCCGTCGTCCTGTTGGAAGAGTAAACCAACACCAACGCCCAGTTTTGCTGCAGACTGCCTCAGGGTTTTCTCTCAGAACATTCAGGAAGTCTTATTTTATGATTCCCTCCACAGTGAGAAGCCTCCCTGGTCCAGACACACCGgagctccccccccccccccccccccccccccccccccccgcagcATCATACTACCACCCCCCCTGTTTGACTGTGAGTTATttgcttctcctccacctcacaTTTCCCACTGTTTAGAAGGaacaaaggccccgttcacactggagaaagtcattccagctagagtaggattgagcccagacagcctttaagctggatgcgttcagacctattttcaaatctggctagcacacacttgtgtccgcactcaatccggcttcatccagcaagtttgctgtcctccaaaccattAGGTGGCGcttcgtaatatacagagtccgttcacgccacggtaggaccgcgtgtgcgtcatgcggttttttgtcccgtgtcacgccccgtgaaccggaagtagcatgtcgctagctcgccacatttgcgttcacacctgagccacatttgaaccaatccggctagatccacctctcgtgggtggatctagccggattgaaatcaaactggatacagccggattcgaggtgttcacactcagaaaaaaacacatctggattgatctggatgcagccgaatcctgcttaagccacatttttttccccagtgtgaacggggtaaaaCTAGACCAGGCTGCATCATCTGACACTTTAAAAAGGAAGAGATGTTAATAACCACATGGTTTAAATCATGTTACAATggataaaacattcagtcacaattgattttatttcttttcagttGTAAATTGCTACATTCAGTTAGTGTCCGGTGAGATTAATGACGTCTCCACAGCAGATGACACGAGTAATACTGCATAGTTTATATTAATGCAAATGTCTGAAAACCACTTATAGTAGTTTATAATACTTCAGCATTCATACCGATTTATGTCATGTAATAAATTACAATAGAAACTTTTTGGAACAACCAACAAAAGAATGAATCCTTCCACAGAGCTGGTCCTCAACatggaggcatgaagaagaaagatggTAACACACCTTAAATCTTAAACAAAAGACATCAAGTCATGTCACTCAGCTACCATCAAAATACATCCTTCCTTTAGACGTCACGTGTGGCCACATGGTCTGCTAAAGTAAAGATAAAACATTGATTAGATGATTGTCCTGTTTGTGGTTGACATCACAATAATTCCTAGATCAAGTGTTCCAGGCTGTGCTTACTAAACATGTGATGACATAAGTTTTATTGCTTGCTCTCCTCGCCCTCCTGAGGCTTCTCATTGGTCTGTGTGGACTGTAactgagcaggaagcaggacCTCCACGCTGAAACTGACGCGCTTGGCCTGGAAGAGGCTGTACGTGTTGTCGAATCTCAGCACATCTGTGGGCGACGGGCAGAAGCAGATGTTCAGACGGCTGGATTCATGTTGCAGTGACACACATCAGAGCAGGCTACTCACAGACTCCTGGGCGCTCACAGGTCAGTGATCCGTCCTCAGGCACTAAGTGGGAGTTGTATCGCTGGCTGGGCACGATCTCCTCCATCTGAGCCGCCTTCTTCCGTTCACCTCTTTTAGCCTTTAAAAACACCCCGAAGCCGATGTCTGCGCTCTCTGTGGCAAACTGCCACCTAAcggaacacaacacacacatacgatcaatttaataacatttatatAGCATCTTTACCGCCATCTCTGCTCCAGAGCATCTGTACCGCCTGCACTGGCACTAGGAAACTTTGGGGGTTGAGTAGGTACCTAAAAGAACTAGTCCTAGTTCACAGCATACGTAAAAAAGAAGAGCGATAAAGCGAACTGCCTGAATACACTTTGAAATTGATGGATGTTCACTAAAAGTTCCTCAAAGCGCACAGCAACACTTTACAGAGTTTACGTTGATATGACGTTTGTCATGGGACATATTTTAGCCTCAGACATGTAATATATCATTTAATCAATAGAAATGCTGTTAAAGGGCCAGTACGCCCAAAAACAGATCACTGCCCATAAAGTGTGCTCCTGAGCTTAGCTCTGTCTGCAAACGACTTGAATTCATTCTTTATCACATAGAAGAATTTATAATTTAACTAACCCCTTTTGTCGAGGTTCTTCCCAACAATAATTTACTGTCACACCAAGAGGAAAAGAAATCAATTACTCATCAAGGAACTGCACTGCTGCAtgagttcttttttatttgtttacatctgGTAGAAAGGATGCCTGCGTGTGTATGTCCTGACAGCTGAATCATTTCAATACCTGTATTACAGCAAGGGACGGATAAGTCATGCCTCTTTAAAATAAGACATATATCTATTAATGGTTCTCTGTGAAAGTCCACTTAGTGTTTGTGTTAGTAATATTCTGACCTGAGGACGCAGCCCGGGAACAAGATCTCATAGTCGAGCTGTTGGGAGGAACCTCGAGTGACGGTCATGCACTGCTCATAATCCACCTTCACATGGTCCCGCACATAGTAGGAGGGGGGGACTGGTCCCACGTGGTTTATCTGGAATGGAGACACAAAGAGTAACCCTTCAGGTGTCAAATGCCcgtgtgtatatataaactAGTGTTGATTTGGAGGGAAAAAAGCTTCACTTACTGTGTAAGTTTATATCATAATCATGAAGTACGTCACAAAAAACATGAGCGTTCTCTTTCCTGTTTATTCACATAAATCAAACCAGGCTAGTTCTGATGTTCTCAGTGCAATACAGGGTCACACCAACAGAGGGCAGTGATTTCCTGAcggcagcagaggacagagtgtTATCTAATGTCAGTCAGTGCAGCAGGTGATAAGTAGGCTCACAGACAGACGTCATACTGTAAAATCTGCTCATATCATGACATAAAATTCAGACTGAGCACTCGGTTCAGACTCAGCACAGAGGAAGTCAAACTCACTTAAACCTTACACAAATGTGCTCTGAAACTGAAAGAAGgtacagaaaataaataaaggcagAAGCTAAAACAACAAGTCAGTAACACATGAAAACTTACACACGTTTTACATAAACTGTGCAGAACTGAACCAAAGAAGAGGTGAGGGGAGACCCCACAGGATGCATAAGGCTCGACATTTTCAGCTCTTACTGTAGTGTTTGTGAAGCATGCTGCAAAACACGGAAGTCTACGTGCACACTAATATCACACTGGTCATAAAATCTGCTGCAGCACGGCTACTTTAAACACCATGACAGACTGTGGTATCACCACATTGAAGGATAATATGTGGCTGCATGTAAACAGGTGATGATgagtatttctaataatattttCTGGATGTAGCTTAGCCAACTGTCTGCTGCTCTTGTTTTCTATCATAACTTTATCCACTCAGTGACATCCATCCTTTCTTAAAAGCCTAAATTAGTAGCTGCAAAACAAAGACAGCCTTAAAGATGcagtatatatgtatttttcacACGAGGAACATCTTAAGACAAACAGCGTGTGAACACACTGTAGCAGAACCACGTGTGAATCTGCAGGCCTGAACTCCTAACCACAACGATACAGTACGTCAAGGACACACAGCTAGCTAACTAcagagacgaagaagaagaagaagaagaaaacactgtGAGGCTGAGCAATTCAATTCCTCAATTCCTTGAATGTTGACTGCAGCCAAAGTGTCTCCTGATCCTCATGTGTCCTGGGCCCAATTTTTTATCTACAGAAACAGTGACAAACAGCCGTCAGTTGCTGCACTCTAACTGCTGCAGGACtactgaagctgctgcttctgccccTGCAGCGAGGCGGCGGCTACACAGCGAGGCGGGACAGCTCTGGGATGAAGCATCGTTTCGGTCTCTGAGTCTGAATTATTCTTTAGTGCAACCGAGCAAACAGAGAAACATTTTTGTAAGAAGATGATTGTAAGATGGaggactgcagctctgctgctgcaaacaGAACAGGCCAGAACAGTCTGCACGTCGTCCTCGACGGAACAGAATCCAACACCTCTTCATAGGACGTCACATAAAACAGACTTACTTTGCCAGTCAAATGTGAACCTAAAGCACTGTGCATACTAAGCAAAGCTGTAACCTCGAGCAGGGGAAGCAAATCTGACAGCAGTCAGGAAGCTCTGACTCCTCAGCTCtatgtgctacatcagctgtagTTGGAATCCGACGTGTATCCAGCGTAAAAGTTTCAAATCATCACTTTACTTCACTTTCAAACATGACAGTGACAATTTGTCAGTCCTGTCTAATGTTTTGTTAAGAATTACATCATCAccttatatatttttgttttgttttgtaggaGAAGCAGCCcaatcatcatcagtttcacCCAATACAACACAATGTGCCAGTTAATTCATTCAGTAATTACAGGTTAAAAGCCACTGAATGGATACTCGTCTCTTCCAACATGtcagccatcttttttttcatcctcagGGACTCACCCTGCTCCTGCAGCATGGGTCTCCGTCAGGATCTGTCAGTTTGCCGCCGTATATCACCGGCAGCTCCTCTGCATCGATGTACTTCAGTAACGCTTCCTGCCAGTTATCTGTGAAACAAACCCGTTCATGATCACAGGTGAATTTGGCACATTTATCTCTGACGTGTCGTGTGATGATCTGTCGTGTCTCACCCCCCAGGACCAGGATCTTCTGTCGCGTGTTCTCGCTCAGAAAGTGCTTGACGAGGTTGTAGGCCACGGGAAAAAGTTTAGGTGCTGCAggacaaatacacaaatcaaTAAATGAATATTTGTATTGATAATATATAAAAGTGTAGGGCCTTGAAATCAGAGGACACAACAGTCACCTTTAATGACAAACAGTCTCTTCAGGCCCTCAGGGTAGTTGTCTTCAAACATTTGGAGGATCTGGTGTGACGCAGAAACAGGTTGAGTTTGttttgtaacagtgtgtgtgtgtgtacacaccgtgtgtgtgtgtaactgtaccTCTCCATATGTTTCTATAGCAGGCTTCCATAAATGTTTCATACCAAGACCTTCCACATCATAGACCATAGTGATGGACTCCACGTTCCGCCCCAGCTGGATGAAATCAGTAAGATATCATAGATTTAATCTTTgttatttgatttgttttgtgtaaTCTGTATCAATCCCAGGCATAAAGAGCCCAGTATGTGCACTGATGTGATGGATTTCAGCTCTTACTCTCTCTGACTGACGGTTACATTCTCCCTGCAGCATCTCACAGTCTCTGATCTTAGACTTGATGAAGTCTTGCTTagaggcagacaggaagaggcCTTTGGGGTCCACGGGTCCGATCACGTCATACCAGATGGGACTGCCTTCACGGTCGTAACCACACATCCCTCCTGACAGATACTTCTCTATCACCTGCAAGCGACGGCCATTTTTAATGTCAGATAAGATCAAATAAGACGTTACTGATCCCTGAGTGTGTGgatagaataataataaagtacATGTTATCTcagggcagagaggagagaagagaacaGAGGACTCACAATGTAATCAGAGTATTTTCTACAAAGGTAGGTACTTTAGCATTAGTAATGTCTAATTCAACatatttgtgttaaaaaatgATCATTGGTCCTCTCCTTTCTTCGTGGAAGCTGGCGAGGGACCCACACTGAAGGACAACCAGGATCGCTGGCACTGTGGTGCAGCGCTCTGAGGCTGAAGGAGCGACCCGAGGCCTCCACCCCTTCATACAGAAGGTAAGAGGAGCCCAGCGCAGGGCTTTATGATCAGTCCATTCAGTGTCTCTCAGATCAGAGCTGCTACAGGAGTTCTTGTACCAGAAGACAGCTCAGgatgtttatatttattatttcacacatgcagattTCATCATGGCTTCTTAGGTCTTACCTCTGGTGGACGCCAGTCGGTGATTATTGTGTCTACTTTCATGTGTTTCCTAAACTCCagatgctggaaaaaaaaggaagaagtgaAGTTCATCAGTCAGCATGTTGTGATGATATTTTACAGCCAAGCAGACGTCTGACCCGTCAGCAGGGAGGGATCCGATCTGTTTATTGTGTTCAGCAATAAACACACCATACAAAGCATAAGTTAGCTGTAACTGTAAGTCTCAGCCCGTCGCCCTATGTACTTATTTAATCCCTTCCGTCTATATCTTATCTCCTCAGGCTGCACTGATGACTCAGTTTGCCCACAGTCACCCATTACCACACTGCTCCTCCTCTATAATCTGGAGCCACTCCTGCACTGATGGACTTTACAGCTAAGTGCACTTCTACTATACATCCACCAAAGCAGCCGCAGGAGGGGCGAAGCAGCCCAGTAATCTCACACATGCAGGCATTTTATCAAAGATGTTACCTTTCGCAGCATGGCCTCCGACTTCTGGACATTGAAGTTTCTAGCTGCAGaagagtaaaagaaaaaaagaaattacataTTATGAGACAGAAAGCCAGCTTACTGTTCTCTTTGGCCCCTTTATGTGATAAAAGTTTATCTGCAGGTCAGCTAGTGAAGGTTTTACATGAGCAGCCTTTGGACATGAGCCTGACCTCACACCTAAATCTGCTTAACAGAGGAAACACATGAAATAACAGCCACACATGACGGCTTTATTTAGAGGGAGCGGAGCCGTTCAATCCAGTAAGATTACCATTGTTTCACAATGCTCCAAAACAGAATGGACTCAAATAGAAATGatatgatattattattattattattattatgtcttcTATTAACTGTGTTTTATGAAACGCTAACACACCTGCTCTGACACGATCAGTGTGTTAGTGAGGCGGAACGGAGTGGACACGTCTAATACCTCTTTGTAAGGTGATTagctctgactgtctgtggaaacacacaacagtgctgcagctgctgtgaagtGAGACTTACAACAACAGCAGTGGATTACACTGCGGCTAATGCTCCATCCTGGCACGTTAAACTGGGACCTTGAGGGCACCGAGTGACTCAAacgtacaaaaacacaaagccgGAACTGACGGGAACACACGGTGCGTCCGATGCGTGAGGGATGGTATCAGAACAGAGAGGGCCCCGATCACTGTGATGAGGGCACACTTCTTTAAATTCAGCAGCTGCATGTCATCCGTGTTATCTATTTAATGGGTAACTGCATCTCATCTATTCTTTAGCtcgttttattttattattttactactaattttctatatttctgcataaatatgatgccaaaacatcagctgatttacacacacaagtcCATAAAGTAGAACAAGAGAGCCCAGTTAGACAAATGACAGAAATATTacactttgtcatttatttattcatgaaaaCGAGAAAATAAATAGTGAATTCAACAAGAAAATGTCTGTGAGCTCAAGACAAAGTGCAGCAGGACAACAAGtcattttacaaacaaacaGGTAATGGATCATTttacaaaagtaaaatatttctgtctggacttgtgtgaaaatcagctgatgttttggatcatatttaggcagaaatatagaaatagTGCAAACTTTTGAGCAGCTCTGCATAAATGGAACGGGGTGACATCGCTGATGACAGGGATTCCTTAGtccctgttttgtgtgtgtgtgtgtgagagagagagagagagagggagtgtgtgtgtcatggtggCTGCAATCTCTGAAAGCACTGCTATATAGAGTTATATGTGAGATGAGATGTTACACAATATGTTGATTTAAAGTGAAATTGACCAACCTTCTATAGCAGATGGGACCAGAACAGTGCCCAGGGTGCAGAATACcacaactgaccaatcagaactgAGTAATCACCCTGgtattataaataaatgtaacatcACTGTGGTGTTTTTTCCCCTATAAGGTCCATCTGAGCAGAGACCAGTTATCTGGAGCTGTGATAAAGGCTGATACAGTCACAGATAAAAGGGCTTATTGgtgctttttttatggatgcagTGATCTTCTGCATCATCAGGCCTCTTTACTACTTAACTTTGATAACAGAAATATTCTCTGTTTCAGCCGTGTCAGCATGTTTTTTGCCCCTGACTGCTCGCTCTCCCGGCCCTTCTGGCCTGCAGCGCCACCTCCCTGTCTGGCTCCAGCAGACTGTGAGGGGGACGTTCTCTGTGTTACAGGCCGTCTGACCATCATGTGCTTTGATCCAGATGAATATATGGGTCAATCATTAGAGCTGCATGTGTGCCAGCTctggctgtttgtgttgcagtgaatgGCAGAGGCCTTTACATCCCCGCACACAtgtaggagcagcagacagacctCCATTGTACGGGTGCAGGCCTGTGCTGCCCCGCTTTCTGCGAGCCGGAGTCGGGCTTTCACAACTGCTTTACTAAGGTCTAATTAGGGAGAACAATGCTCCGCTTGAGTGCTTGTTATGAAACGACTTCTCAGTGTCATGAACCTCCAGGAACCCAGgagagcagcagaaacacagcagcagacggGCTGCTGCCATCGTAGTGCATCTTTAATGCGATTAGCTCTGGATTAGCCTGATACACAGAGTGCTAGACCTCTGCTCCATAACTAATCAGAACAAGGCCTCCTTTAGTCGCTGCCTCCCGTTTCCTCCTTTGGAGCACTCACCCTGAACCTGCTCAAAGAAAATCAGACTCTGGGAATCAGAAAAATGAATCTGAGAACAGCTCTGAGCTGTGTCACAATATGTCCTGTCATGAAATGAACCAGTGCagcttctgctttttttgtttgcatgagTGCGATGACACCATCTGATGTATGCA
The genomic region above belongs to Parambassis ranga chromosome 9, fParRan2.1, whole genome shotgun sequence and contains:
- the sec14l8 gene encoding SEC14-like lipid binding 8 isoform X1, producing MSGRVGDLSPKQAQALEQFRARIQDILPQLPAQHDHFLLRWLRARNFNVQKSEAMLRKHLEFRKHMKVDTIITDWRPPEVIEKYLSGGMCGYDREGSPIWYDVIGPVDPKGLFLSASKQDFIKSKIRDCEMLQGECNRQSERLGRNVESITMVYDVEGLGMKHLWKPAIETYGEILQMFEDNYPEGLKRLFVIKAPKLFPVAYNLVKHFLSENTRQKILVLGDNWQEALLKYIDAEELPVIYGGKLTDPDGDPCCRSRINHVGPVPPSYYVRDHVKVDYEQCMTVTRGSSQQLDYEILFPGCVLRWQFATESADIGFGVFLKAKRGERKKAAQMEEIVPSQRYNSHLVPEDGSLTCERPGVYVLRFDNTYSLFQAKRVSFSVEVLLPAQLQSTQTNEKPQEGEESKQ
- the sec14l8 gene encoding SEC14-like lipid binding 8 isoform X2, coding for MLRKHLEFRKHMKVDTIITDWRPPEVIEKYLSGGMCGYDREGSPIWYDVIGPVDPKGLFLSASKQDFIKSKIRDCEMLQGECNRQSERLGRNVESITMVYDVEGLGMKHLWKPAIETYGEILQMFEDNYPEGLKRLFVIKAPKLFPVAYNLVKHFLSENTRQKILVLGDNWQEALLKYIDAEELPVIYGGKLTDPDGDPCCRSRINHVGPVPPSYYVRDHVKVDYEQCMTVTRGSSQQLDYEILFPGCVLRWQFATESADIGFGVFLKAKRGERKKAAQMEEIVPSQRYNSHLVPEDGSLTCERPGVYVLRFDNTYSLFQAKRVSFSVEVLLPAQLQSTQTNEKPQEGEESKQ
- the sec14l8 gene encoding SEC14-like lipid binding 8 isoform X3 gives rise to the protein MKVDTIITDWRPPEVIEKYLSGGMCGYDREGSPIWYDVIGPVDPKGLFLSASKQDFIKSKIRDCEMLQGECNRQSERLGRNVESITMVYDVEGLGMKHLWKPAIETYGEILQMFEDNYPEGLKRLFVIKAPKLFPVAYNLVKHFLSENTRQKILVLGDNWQEALLKYIDAEELPVIYGGKLTDPDGDPCCRSRINHVGPVPPSYYVRDHVKVDYEQCMTVTRGSSQQLDYEILFPGCVLRWQFATESADIGFGVFLKAKRGERKKAAQMEEIVPSQRYNSHLVPEDGSLTCERPGVYVLRFDNTYSLFQAKRVSFSVEVLLPAQLQSTQTNEKPQEGEESKQ